In one window of Desulfarculaceae bacterium DNA:
- a CDS encoding 4Fe-4S binding protein has protein sequence MQINKVTLVYFSPTGTTQKVLKAVAQGLGVDNVSNLNLTLPEDAARDIAPCGDELVVLGVPVYGGRVPAEAIARLSKLSGNGALAVPVVLYGNREFEDALLELKNLAAELGFKPVAGAAFVGEHSFATPEMPVANGRPDAEDLQKARDFGQKIKDKLAGAASPDDLADPEIPGRFPYEGGPMAMEISPVTKEDLCILCGTCAAVCPTGAITVEDEVTTEVALCIRCTACVKNCPTTARVWEAPQMSKVTNWLVENCAERKEPQVFGV, from the coding sequence ATGCAGATAAACAAGGTGACTCTAGTCTACTTCTCGCCCACCGGGACCACCCAGAAGGTGCTCAAGGCCGTGGCCCAGGGCCTCGGCGTGGACAACGTGAGCAACCTCAACCTGACCCTGCCCGAGGACGCGGCGCGGGACATCGCCCCCTGCGGCGACGAGCTGGTCGTCCTGGGCGTGCCGGTCTACGGCGGCCGGGTGCCGGCCGAGGCCATCGCCCGCCTGAGCAAGCTATCGGGCAACGGCGCCCTGGCCGTGCCGGTGGTGCTCTACGGCAACCGCGAGTTCGAGGACGCGCTCCTGGAGCTGAAGAACCTGGCCGCGGAGCTGGGCTTCAAGCCCGTGGCCGGGGCCGCCTTTGTGGGCGAGCACTCCTTCGCCACCCCGGAGATGCCCGTCGCCAACGGCCGCCCGGACGCGGAGGATCTGCAAAAGGCGCGTGATTTCGGCCAGAAGATCAAGGACAAGCTGGCCGGCGCGGCCTCGCCCGACGATTTGGCCGACCCGGAGATCCCGGGCCGCTTCCCCTACGAGGGCGGCCCCATGGCCATGGAGATTTCGCCGGTCACCAAGGAAGACCTCTGCATCCTCTGCGGCACCTGCGCCGCCGTGTGCCCCACCGGGGCCATCACCGTGGAGGACGAGGTGACCACCGAGGTGGCGCTCTGCATCCGCTGCACCGCCTGCGTGAAGAACTGCCCCACCACCGCGCGGGTCTGGGAAGCGCCCCAGATGTCCAAGGTCACCAACTGGCTGGTGGAGAACTGCGCCGAGCGCAAGGAGCCCCAGGTCTTCGGGGTGTAG
- a CDS encoding porin family protein, translated as MLKKFSLLLVIVLLTATPALAQGKAALSLFGGWATGTESNPIDGRDGDSGPNSSSMDSTWTVGGEAYYSFASGVEVGVGAQYLSFLTKAARSGRSEEDWSTINAVPVYLVGRYRLKLGQQFTWFGEGGVGYTFTSSDKEKGINDMQTGLGESVNLSTSDNAAYFLGTGVGYSLSDNWMLSLGARYWWLTVDSDLATGSLGTFSKTEYKLNNFQLLLGITWFFGFN; from the coding sequence GTGTTGAAAAAGTTCTCATTGCTCCTGGTAATCGTGTTGCTGACCGCCACGCCCGCCCTGGCCCAAGGCAAGGCCGCGCTCTCCCTGTTCGGCGGCTGGGCCACGGGCACCGAAAGCAACCCCATTGACGGCCGGGACGGCGACAGCGGCCCCAACTCCAGCTCCATGGACTCCACCTGGACCGTGGGCGGCGAGGCCTATTACTCCTTTGCCAGCGGAGTGGAGGTGGGCGTCGGCGCCCAGTACCTGAGCTTTTTGACCAAGGCCGCCCGTAGCGGCCGCAGCGAGGAGGACTGGTCCACCATCAACGCGGTGCCGGTCTACCTGGTGGGGCGCTACCGCCTGAAGCTGGGCCAGCAATTCACCTGGTTCGGCGAGGGTGGGGTGGGCTATACCTTCACCAGCTCGGACAAGGAAAAGGGCATCAACGACATGCAGACCGGGCTGGGGGAGTCGGTGAACCTTTCCACCTCCGACAACGCGGCCTATTTCCTGGGCACCGGGGTGGGCTATAGCCTTTCCGACAACTGGATGCTGAGCCTGGGGGCGCGTTACTGGTGGCTGACCGTGGACAGCGACCTGGCCACCGGCAGCCTGGGCACCTTCTCCAAGACCGAATACAAGCTGAACAACTTCCAGTTGTTACTGGGGATCACCTGGTTCTTCGGGTTCAACTAG